The following proteins are co-located in the Microbulbifer sp. VAAF005 genome:
- a CDS encoding NAD(P)-dependent alcohol dehydrogenase: protein MSTASTINAYAVLESGGPFKTYQIAAGELGATEVELEIMYCGICHSDLSMIENEWGIGQYPMIAGHEVIGRVTAMGEQVAHLKKGTVVGLGWNSGYCETCHTCRIGDLNLCREAKFTILTNGGFADKARADMSSLVVIPDGVDYASAGPLLCAGITVFNPLVQFDIKPTDKVAVIGIGGLGHLALKFFHAWGCEVTAFTSSEEKRKEALALGAHKTLNSRDPAEIQAAAMSFDFILSTVNVSLDWDLYIQALKPKGRLHFVGAVTNPIQFTLFPLLFGQRSISASPVGSPGTIETMLEFVAHHKIKPEIEIFPMSQIEAAFEHLKSGKAKYRIVLSQEG from the coding sequence ATGTCTACTGCATCCACTATTAATGCCTATGCAGTCTTAGAGTCCGGTGGTCCATTTAAGACCTATCAAATTGCAGCAGGAGAGCTGGGTGCAACAGAGGTTGAATTGGAAATTATGTACTGTGGCATCTGCCATAGTGATTTGAGCATGATTGAAAATGAATGGGGTATTGGACAGTATCCGATGATTGCCGGTCACGAAGTTATCGGCCGTGTCACTGCGATGGGTGAGCAAGTAGCTCATCTTAAAAAGGGGACTGTTGTTGGGTTGGGTTGGAATTCTGGCTACTGTGAAACATGCCATACTTGCCGAATTGGTGATCTCAACTTATGTAGAGAGGCAAAGTTCACCATACTCACTAATGGAGGCTTTGCTGATAAAGCCAGGGCGGATATGAGTAGCCTGGTTGTTATTCCTGATGGTGTGGATTATGCATCGGCCGGCCCCCTTTTATGTGCGGGTATTACCGTATTCAATCCATTGGTCCAATTCGATATCAAACCCACTGACAAAGTGGCTGTAATTGGTATTGGTGGCTTAGGGCATCTTGCCTTGAAGTTTTTCCATGCCTGGGGGTGTGAAGTTACCGCGTTTACATCCAGTGAGGAAAAACGTAAAGAGGCCTTGGCTCTGGGCGCTCATAAAACACTGAATTCCCGTGATCCCGCAGAGATTCAAGCGGCGGCAATGAGCTTTGATTTTATTCTGTCAACTGTGAATGTCAGTCTTGATTGGGATCTGTATATCCAGGCTCTAAAACCAAAAGGGCGTTTACACTTTGTTGGAGCTGTAACTAACCCAATACAATTTACTCTATTTCCATTATTGTTTGGACAGCGCTCAATCTCAGCATCTCCTGTCGGCAGTCCCGGCACGATCGAAACCATGCTTGAGTTTGTAGCGCACCATAAGATTAAACCTGAGATAGAGATTTTTCCAATGAGCCAGATAGAAGCGGCATTTGAGCATTTAAAATCAGGTAAGGCTAAGTACCGGATTGTTTTGTCGCAGGAAGGGTAG
- a CDS encoding glycine zipper family protein: MTSSLSCGESDMGCLMKTAISATAGIMMSLLYGCAAQPEQVPGAGGIVIDTWGVNMNQYQADLAECKGIAYSTYSDQGRRTAAGAAGGAVVGGALGALVGDSGRAAVAGAGAGALVGGLSGAGSASSEATYIIKNCLVGRGYRVLN; encoded by the coding sequence GTGACAAGCTCACTATCCTGTGGTGAAAGCGATATGGGGTGTTTGATGAAGACTGCTATTTCTGCAACTGCTGGAATTATGATGTCGCTGCTTTACGGCTGTGCTGCTCAGCCAGAGCAGGTTCCCGGTGCCGGTGGAATTGTTATCGATACCTGGGGCGTTAATATGAATCAGTATCAAGCGGACCTTGCAGAGTGTAAGGGAATCGCTTACTCCACATACAGTGACCAAGGGCGTAGAACAGCTGCCGGAGCTGCAGGTGGAGCAGTAGTCGGCGGTGCGCTCGGTGCATTAGTCGGCGATAGTGGCCGTGCTGCGGTAGCTGGAGCCGGTGCCGGCGCGCTTGTCGGGGGCTTGTCAGGAGCAGGTAGTGCGAGCTCAGAGGCTACCTACATCATTAAAAATTGCCTGGTTGGTCGCGGATATCGAGTATTGAATTGA
- a CDS encoding DUF1365 domain-containing protein, which produces MESAIYTGWLEHRRFAPRAHQFRYQVFMMYVDLAEVEAICQLSPLWSSQRRAPARFCRSDFFGDESLSLDEAVRQRVEEEVGEQPSGPIRLLANWRYFGYNMNPLSVYYCFDAEGQNVDWLLLDVHNTPWKERHSYVLDCRNNTKLQKATFAKTFHVSPFMPMAQGYRWRGTKPGEKLTAYLQNFDASADDTEDGTRPMFDATLSLQRCEISGRSLNSILIQYPLMTVKVIAAIYWQALKLWVKRIPVFSHPRDDAEVQAGDKQL; this is translated from the coding sequence ATTTATACCGGGTGGTTGGAGCACCGGCGCTTTGCGCCCAGAGCTCATCAGTTTCGCTACCAGGTTTTTATGATGTACGTCGATCTGGCAGAGGTGGAAGCCATTTGCCAGCTTTCACCTCTTTGGTCCTCCCAGCGGCGGGCACCTGCGAGATTTTGTCGTAGTGATTTTTTTGGCGATGAATCCCTCAGTCTTGATGAGGCGGTTCGACAGCGGGTGGAGGAGGAAGTGGGAGAGCAGCCTTCCGGGCCTATTCGCTTGCTGGCCAATTGGCGCTACTTTGGCTACAACATGAATCCGCTCAGTGTTTACTATTGTTTCGATGCTGAGGGACAGAATGTGGATTGGCTGCTCCTGGATGTGCACAATACTCCCTGGAAAGAGCGTCACAGCTATGTTTTGGATTGCCGTAATAATACCAAGTTGCAAAAAGCGACCTTCGCAAAAACATTTCATGTCTCGCCTTTTATGCCCATGGCCCAAGGGTATCGATGGAGGGGGACAAAACCTGGAGAAAAGCTGACAGCCTACCTGCAAAATTTTGATGCGAGTGCCGATGATACAGAAGATGGCACTCGCCCAATGTTTGATGCAACCCTGAGTTTACAGCGCTGCGAAATTAGCGGCCGATCGCTTAATTCAATATTGATCCAGTACCCCTTGATGACCGTAAAAGTTATAGCCGCCATTTATTGGCAGGCACTGAAATTATGGGTCAAGCGTATCCCGGTATTTTCGCATCCTCGCGACGATGCTGAGGTTCAGGCAGGAGATAAACAACTATGA